In the Telopea speciosissima isolate NSW1024214 ecotype Mountain lineage chromosome 2, Tspe_v1, whole genome shotgun sequence genome, one interval contains:
- the LOC122650873 gene encoding protein DETOXIFICATION 16-like yields the protein MERAEEEPTSLETPLINGTGGDKYIRRSEIIVEIKKQLWLAGPLTCVCFLQFCLQVISIMFVGHLGELPLASASLGTSFASVTGFSLMTGMGSALDTLCGQSYGAKQYHMLGIHMQRGMFVLLLVCIPVAYLWSNTAHILISLGQDPDISEGAGLFVHYLIPAVFAFGILQCLNKFLQAQNIVFPMMIISGITILLHFPVCWFLVFKSGLGNSGAALANGLSYWICVLLMAIYVKFSTACKSTWTGFSREALHNILDFLRLGIPSAFMVCIEFWSFETLVLMSGLLPDPQLETSTLSIILNTCCLTFNISFGLSSTASTRVSNELGAGRPQAARLAVHSVLLIATVDGTLLGLAMFLLRDYWGYLFSNEERVARHVAAIIPLLAVTIFLDGFQCALTGIIRGSGWQKTAVYINIGAYYLIGIPTAIISAFILHLGGKGLWLGIVCALFVQVLAFLILTIRTNWNKEAEKAMDRVRDTEIPVDRIA from the exons atggaaagAGCTGAAGAAGAGCCTACAAGTCTTGAAACACCTCTGATTAAtggaactggaggtgataagtACATTAGAAGATCAGAGATTATTGTGGAGATAAAGAAACAGTTATGGTTAGCAGGGCCTTTGACATGTGTTTGTTTCTTACAGTTCTGTTTACAAGTGATCTCAATCATGTTTGTTGGTCACCTTGGAGAACTACCTCTTGCTAGTGCTTCTCTAGGCACTTCCTTTGCTTCAGTCACTGGTTTCAGCTTAATG ACAGGAATGGGAAGTGCATTAGATACCTTATGTGGTCAATCTTATGGAGCAAAACAATATCATATGCTTGGAATACATATGCAGAGAGGAATGTTTGTTCTTTTACTTGTATGTATTCCTGTAGCTTATCTTTGGTCTAACACAGCCCATATACTTATAAGTTTAGGGCAAGATCCAGATATATCTGAGGGAGCTGGACTTTTTGTTCATTACTTGATTCCTGCAGTTTTTGCTTTTGGAATCCTTCAATGTCTCAACAAGTTCTTACAAGCACAAAACATTGTTTTTCCAATGATGATAATCTCAGGAATTACAATTTTACTACACTTTCCAGTTTGTTGGTTTCTAGTTTTCAAATCTGGACTTGGTAATAGTGGTGCTGCTTTGGCAAATGGGCTCTCTTATTGGATTTGTGTGTTACTGATGGCAATTTATGTTAAGTTCTCTACTGCTTGTAAGTCAACTTGGACTGGTTTTTCAAGGGAAGCCTTACACAATATCCTTGATTTCTTGAGGCTTGGTATTCCTTCAGCTTTTATGGTCTG CATAGAGTTTTGGTCATTTGAGACGTTGGTTCTTATGTCTGGTCTTCTTCCTGATCCACAACTAGAAACATCAACACTATCAATAAT CCTCAACACATGTTGTTTGACATTCAATATCTCATTTGGTCTTAGTAGTACTGCAAG CACAAGGGTTTCCAATGAATTGGGTGCTGGGAGGCCACAAGCTGCACGTTTAGCTGTACATTCTGTTCTGCTCATAGCAACTGTAGATGGTACATTGCTTGGACTTGCCATGTTTCTGTTACGTGACTATTGGGGTTACCTGTTTAGCAATGAAGAAAGGGTAGCAAGACACGTCGCAGCCATAATACCATTGCTGGCAGTTACCATTTTCTTGGATGGATTTCAGTGTGCACTTACAG GCATAATAAGAGGAAGTGGATGGCAGAAGACAGCTGTGTACATCAATATTGGAGCTTATTACCTTATTGGAATTCCTACCGCAATTATCTCTGCTTTTATCTTACATCTTGGTGGAAAG